A window of Clostridium sp. 'White wine YQ' contains these coding sequences:
- a CDS encoding acyltransferase family protein, whose amino-acid sequence MEGTKKTYNSINIMRLMCAILVITIHTSALYDLGKIPGETVSLGIARIAVPFFFITAGYFFYERFNQKGYIFKYLKRIFIYYLGFSLAYTILAFSYIKQRNYSLELMIKNFLFDGFSPSLWYLPALILSISIIALFLRKNWVKGLMLLSVIVYAIGLLGDTYYGLIEGTVLQNIVNGYNSIFVHTRNGVCFGIPFLTIGVLINKYDLNDKIKKSTLFIILFSVIFGVEAYLLIVNNIPIDHNMYISLALVVPFIFIGLLNSKISISERRSKLFRDMSLWIYCVHELVMVTIMKYAPKVAMNSVILFLAVAGVSITIAYIAVRKKSPDYQTFKKKEGFIVASILACSVLIIAAGNSKLPSTQATASGGATAIFDKIDEKAPSSNIIGPMWKVSNGDEKIYLYGTVNIGTKDMYPLSPKVEDAIKQSEGLVVEANSNKIDPRKVNDMINLKQGDTYEKHVSKEAIDIYKDKVKEFEKLLNTKIDYEKLKPIKPNYLAMNCIDTYIQTYKDNVRYYPNLYILYRANKDKLPIIEITDPYTSIQDSIDAPDEVADASLKLLKYYNENNMSKNLDILNAWKTGNLEEINNKLNDVYIVPDEEKENFKKLNSIVTQYDDTCTSKIKKEYTEKIDGYIKDKKNYFVEVSVQYLSGEDGILKELQDKGYTIEQVK is encoded by the coding sequence ATGGAAGGAACTAAAAAAACTTATAACAGTATAAATATAATGAGATTGATGTGTGCAATCTTAGTTATTACAATCCATACATCAGCACTATATGATTTGGGAAAAATACCAGGAGAGACAGTAAGCTTAGGGATTGCAAGAATAGCAGTACCGTTCTTTTTTATAACTGCAGGATATTTCTTTTATGAAAGATTTAATCAGAAGGGGTATATATTTAAATACTTAAAAAGGATATTTATTTATTACTTAGGATTTTCATTAGCCTACACAATTTTAGCGTTTAGTTATATTAAACAAAGAAATTATAGCTTAGAGTTAATGATAAAAAACTTTTTATTTGATGGATTCAGTCCAAGTTTATGGTATCTACCAGCATTAATTTTATCAATTTCCATAATAGCATTATTCTTAAGAAAAAATTGGGTGAAAGGATTAATGCTCCTTAGTGTAATTGTATATGCAATTGGACTACTCGGAGATACTTATTATGGATTAATTGAAGGAACAGTCCTTCAAAATATTGTTAATGGATATAATAGCATATTTGTACACACAAGAAATGGGGTTTGCTTTGGAATACCATTTTTAACAATAGGTGTACTTATTAATAAATATGACTTAAATGATAAGATAAAAAAATCTACATTATTTATAATACTATTTTCAGTGATTTTTGGAGTTGAGGCATATTTACTAATAGTAAACAATATACCAATTGACCACAATATGTATATTTCATTAGCATTAGTTGTACCATTTATATTTATTGGTTTATTAAATTCAAAGATTAGTATAAGTGAAAGACGGTCAAAACTATTTAGAGATATGAGTTTATGGATATATTGTGTACATGAATTGGTTATGGTAACAATTATGAAGTACGCACCTAAAGTAGCTATGAATTCAGTTATTTTATTCTTAGCAGTAGCAGGAGTAAGTATCACAATTGCATATATAGCAGTTAGAAAAAAATCTCCAGATTATCAAACCTTTAAGAAAAAAGAAGGATTTATAGTAGCATCAATACTAGCTTGTTCCGTACTTATAATAGCTGCAGGCAATTCAAAACTCCCAAGTACACAAGCAACAGCAAGTGGAGGAGCAACAGCAATTTTTGACAAGATAGATGAAAAAGCACCATCCTCAAATATAATTGGACCAATGTGGAAGGTATCAAATGGTGATGAGAAAATTTATCTTTATGGTACCGTTAATATTGGAACTAAGGACATGTACCCATTAAGTCCTAAGGTTGAAGATGCAATAAAACAGTCAGAAGGGTTAGTGGTAGAAGCAAATTCTAATAAAATTGATCCAAGAAAAGTTAATGATATGATTAATTTGAAACAAGGTGATACTTATGAAAAACACGTTTCAAAGGAAGCTATAGACATATATAAAGATAAGGTCAAAGAATTTGAAAAATTATTAAATACAAAAATAGACTATGAAAAATTAAAGCCTATAAAACCTAACTATCTAGCTATGAACTGTATTGACACATATATACAGACTTATAAGGATAATGTAAGATACTATCCAAACCTATACATTTTATATAGAGCTAATAAGGATAAATTACCTATAATTGAAATTACTGACCCATATACAAGTATTCAAGATTCTATTGATGCTCCAGATGAAGTTGCTGATGCATCATTAAAACTTTTAAAATATTACAACGAAAACAATATGTCAAAAAATTTAGATATATTAAATGCATGGAAAACTGGTAATCTAGAAGAAATAAATAATAAGTTAAATGATGTGTATATTGTTCCAGATGAGGAAAAGGAAAATTTTAAAAAATTAAATAGCATAGTAACTCAGTATGATGATACTTGTACTTCAAAAATTAAAAAAGAATACACTGAGAAGATAGACGGATATATTAAGGATAAAAAGAACTATTTTGTAGAGGTTTCAGTCCAGTATTTAAGCGGAGAAGATGGAATACTTAAGGAATTACAAGATAAAGGGTATACTATAGAACAAGTAAAATAA
- a CDS encoding HsmA family protein — translation MDFKLIIAIIAITAALIFYTTGVFWERHTKVLKKNQVIVFWIGLFFDITGTTIMTNIANSGQVQIKSDFTQNIHGITGMLAIVLMLLHAGWAAWVVYKDDIERKKVFHKFSIFVWLVWLIPYFLGMFMGMMK, via the coding sequence GTGGATTTTAAATTAATAATTGCAATTATAGCTATAACAGCTGCACTTATTTTCTATACAACGGGGGTTTTCTGGGAGAGACATACAAAAGTATTAAAAAAGAATCAGGTTATTGTTTTTTGGATAGGATTATTTTTTGATATAACAGGTACTACCATCATGACTAACATAGCAAATAGTGGACAAGTGCAAATTAAATCAGATTTTACTCAAAATATACATGGTATAACAGGAATGTTAGCAATAGTTCTAATGTTATTGCATGCAGGTTGGGCAGCATGGGTAGTTTATAAAGATGATATTGAAAGAAAAAAAGTGTTCCATAAATTTAGTATTTTTGTTTGGTTAGTTTGGTTAATACCGTACTTTTTAGGAATGTTTATGGGAATGATGAAGTAG
- a CDS encoding aspartyl-phosphate phosphatase Spo0E family protein has product MKKLSLLIEKKREEVHEAIDLYGINDCRTLIKSQELDKLMAMEQKRRLMEC; this is encoded by the coding sequence ATGAAAAAATTAAGTTTGTTAATAGAAAAAAAGCGTGAAGAAGTACATGAAGCTATTGATCTGTACGGGATAAACGATTGTAGGACACTAATAAAGAGTCAGGAGTTAGATAAGTTGATGGCGATGGAGCAAAAAAGAAGATTAATGGAATGTTAA
- a CDS encoding nitroreductase family protein, whose protein sequence is MNNDFYNAVEKRRSYYGITKETVVADERIKEVVEHAVMHTPSAFNSQSTRVIILLNKQHDRLWDITKESLRKIVPEDQFSSTEEKINSFKNGYGTILYFEDNSVIESLQNQFSLYKDNFPVWAQQSNGMHQYVIWTALEIEGFGVSLQHYNELIESDVKKEWSIPENWKLIAQMPFGKPSSAPGEKNYNPIEERVKLFK, encoded by the coding sequence ATGAATAATGATTTTTATAATGCAGTTGAAAAAAGACGTTCATATTATGGAATAACAAAGGAAACTGTTGTAGCTGACGAGAGAATAAAAGAGGTAGTTGAGCATGCAGTAATGCATACACCATCTGCATTTAACTCTCAAAGCACTAGAGTAATAATATTACTTAATAAACAACATGATAGATTGTGGGATATTACAAAGGAGTCACTAAGAAAAATAGTTCCGGAGGATCAATTCAGCTCAACTGAAGAGAAGATAAATTCTTTTAAAAATGGATATGGAACAATTCTTTATTTTGAAGATAATAGCGTAATAGAATCCCTACAGAATCAATTCTCATTGTATAAAGATAACTTCCCAGTATGGGCACAACAATCAAATGGCATGCATCAATATGTTATATGGACAGCTTTAGAGATAGAAGGATTTGGAGTTTCATTACAGCACTACAATGAACTCATAGAATCAGATGTAAAGAAGGAGTGGAGTATACCAGAAAACTGGAAGCTTATAGCACAGATGCCATTTGGAAAACCATCTTCAGCACCTGGTGAAAAAAATTATAATCCAATTGAAGAAAGAGTAAAGCTATTTAAATAG
- a CDS encoding nitroreductase family protein — MSELKEIIENRRSANNFIDGVKIPDSDFNEIFEQLKLAPSCFNIQHAHYLVINDPEKKEALRKAAFNQYKLHTASAAILVLGDKEAYKNAANIYSGMLNLGIMSKLDYDNMVRDIDNLYESRGDGFKYDEAIRNASLSAMMFMLIAKDKGWDTCPMIGFNSDEVRKLFNIPDNLEITLLIAMGKEDTSKRRLRGYRKPVGEFVNYNGF, encoded by the coding sequence ATGTCAGAATTAAAAGAAATAATTGAAAATAGACGTTCAGCAAACAATTTTATTGATGGAGTTAAAATACCTGATAGCGATTTTAACGAAATTTTTGAGCAATTGAAACTAGCTCCATCTTGTTTTAATATTCAGCATGCCCATTATTTAGTTATTAACGATCCTGAAAAAAAGGAAGCTCTAAGAAAAGCTGCTTTTAATCAATATAAACTTCATACTGCTTCTGCTGCTATTTTGGTCCTAGGTGATAAAGAAGCATATAAAAATGCTGCTAATATTTATTCCGGAATGCTTAACTTAGGTATTATGAGCAAGTTGGATTATGATAATATGGTAAGAGATATTGATAATCTATATGAAAGCAGAGGTGATGGCTTTAAGTATGATGAAGCAATAAGAAATGCTTCTCTTTCAGCAATGATGTTCATGCTTATCGCTAAAGATAAGGGTTGGGATACTTGTCCGATGATAGGATTTAATTCAGATGAGGTTCGCAAATTATTTAATATTCCAGACAATCTCGAAATTACACTTCTTATTGCTATGGGCAAAGAAGATACATCAAAACGCAGATTAAGAGGCTACAGAAAACCTGTAGGTGAATTTGTTAACTATAATGGCTTTTAA
- a CDS encoding ABC transporter substrate-binding protein, with amino-acid sequence MKLRRFSIILAMVMLFSLALTACSKKEEQSTSKELKEVNVLLDWYPNAVHAFLYAAEEQGYFKEAGLKVNLITPAGTDDGIKLVAANKADFAISYPKQIILARGENIPVKSVGAIVRSSLNQLMVRKDSGVKTLKDLEGKKVGYASFDIDKETVKAMVQQAGGDPSKINFVDVGYDLMSSIQSKRVDAIIGGYINHEKILLEKDGVELVTFNPSDYGVPNNYELTFVASDDAIKNDNEKVQAFLNAVKKGFDYTKKNPDKALDLVLKAQDKSFPLDSEVEKKSLDILLPLMENKSGDFLTQDEANWSGNIKWLKDKDLLKADVNSKDVFEQIIK; translated from the coding sequence ATGAAATTAAGAAGATTTAGTATTATTTTAGCAATGGTTATGCTATTTAGTTTAGCATTAACAGCATGTAGTAAGAAAGAAGAACAAAGTACAAGTAAAGAGTTAAAAGAAGTTAATGTTCTTTTAGATTGGTATCCAAATGCAGTTCATGCGTTTTTATATGCAGCAGAGGAACAAGGATATTTCAAGGAAGCTGGATTAAAAGTTAACTTAATAACACCAGCTGGAACTGATGACGGAATTAAGTTAGTAGCTGCTAATAAAGCTGATTTTGCTATAAGTTATCCAAAACAAATAATATTAGCAAGAGGGGAAAACATTCCTGTAAAATCAGTAGGAGCTATAGTTAGAAGTTCATTAAATCAATTGATGGTTAGAAAAGATTCAGGAGTTAAAACATTAAAAGATTTAGAAGGAAAAAAAGTAGGATATGCTTCTTTTGATATTGATAAAGAAACTGTAAAAGCAATGGTACAACAAGCTGGAGGAGATCCTTCAAAAATCAATTTTGTAGATGTAGGATATGATTTAATGAGCTCTATTCAATCTAAAAGAGTAGATGCAATAATAGGCGGATATATAAATCATGAAAAAATATTACTAGAAAAAGATGGAGTTGAGTTGGTTACATTTAATCCATCAGATTACGGTGTTCCTAACAATTATGAATTAACTTTTGTAGCTAGTGATGATGCTATAAAGAATGATAATGAAAAAGTTCAAGCTTTCTTAAATGCTGTAAAAAAAGGATTTGATTATACTAAAAAGAATCCTGATAAAGCATTAGACTTAGTATTAAAAGCACAAGATAAGAGTTTCCCTCTTGATTCAGAGGTAGAAAAGAAGAGCTTAGATATACTATTACCATTAATGGAAAATAAGAGCGGAGATTTTCTAACTCAAGATGAAGCTAACTGGTCAGGTAATATTAAATGGTTAAAAGATAAGGATCTACTTAAAGCAGATGTAAATAGCAAAGATGTTTTTGAGCAAATAATAAAATAG
- a CDS encoding ABC transporter permease, translating into MSRFKNNIFPLVFVILVILAWQYLVPYFNVPKFILPKFSNVLTALWTQRELLFSHSLVTLGEALLGLVISVVIGILCAFSIYASKGLGKTLYPIIIFSQTIPTIALSPIMVMWFGYTIWSKVAVVILFCFFPIVVSTLDGLNSVDKDLEDVLKALGGSKIQIFMKLHMNSVLPNFLSSFKIAATYSIAGATIGEWLGAEKGLGTYVKRVAGMLQSDSVFAGVLVLSFLGLLLFSVGVLLERILLKYRKGIKESNYEIKKI; encoded by the coding sequence ATGAGCAGATTTAAAAATAATATATTCCCACTAGTATTTGTAATTTTAGTTATATTGGCATGGCAATACTTAGTTCCTTATTTTAATGTTCCAAAATTTATTTTGCCTAAGTTTTCAAATGTGCTAACTGCTTTATGGACTCAGAGAGAATTGCTATTTAGTCATTCATTAGTAACCTTAGGCGAGGCTTTATTGGGATTAGTTATATCTGTAGTTATCGGAATACTATGCGCTTTTTCTATATATGCATCAAAAGGGCTTGGAAAAACATTATATCCTATTATAATTTTTTCACAAACAATTCCAACTATTGCATTATCACCAATTATGGTTATGTGGTTTGGATATACCATATGGTCTAAGGTTGCTGTAGTTATACTATTTTGTTTCTTCCCGATCGTAGTAAGTACGCTGGATGGATTAAATAGTGTTGATAAAGATTTAGAAGATGTACTAAAGGCCCTAGGAGGCAGTAAAATTCAAATATTTATGAAGCTTCATATGAATTCAGTATTGCCAAATTTTCTAAGTAGTTTCAAAATTGCAGCAACATATAGCATTGCCGGAGCAACTATAGGAGAATGGTTAGGAGCAGAAAAGGGACTAGGAACTTATGTAAAGAGAGTAGCTGGGATGCTACAATCTGATTCAGTTTTTGCAGGAGTGCTTGTTTTATCCTTTCTAGGATTACTTCTATTTTCAGTAGGGGTTTTACTTGAAAGAATTTTATTAAAATATAGAAAAGGAATAAAGGAGAGTAACTATGAAATTAAGAAGATTTAG
- a CDS encoding ABC transporter ATP-binding protein yields MKALEINNLSFKYRDTDKLILDDLSFSINKNEFVTIIAPSGTGKSTLFRLILGLLKPISGSIDIEKNNNKNIIGYMPQKDCLMPWRTILDNTAVGLELNGYSKKEARKKAVTYFESFNLKGTENSYPHELSGGMRQRASFLRAIVNNPSLLLLDEPFSSLDALTRRKMQAWLLDLCQKEKNTVFMITHDIEEALLLSDRILICTELPYKNLKSIEVNINRPRTYETTLTGEFIELKRQILNILDKLEESKEGI; encoded by the coding sequence ATGAAGGCATTAGAAATTAATAATTTATCTTTTAAATATAGAGATACAGACAAGCTTATATTAGACGATTTATCTTTTAGTATAAATAAAAATGAGTTTGTAACTATTATTGCTCCTAGTGGAACTGGAAAGAGTACTTTATTTAGATTAATACTTGGGTTACTAAAACCAATTAGTGGAAGCATAGATATAGAGAAAAATAACAATAAAAATATTATTGGGTATATGCCTCAAAAAGACTGCTTGATGCCTTGGAGAACAATATTAGATAATACAGCTGTTGGCTTGGAGTTAAATGGATATTCGAAAAAAGAGGCAAGAAAAAAGGCAGTTACATATTTTGAAAGTTTTAATCTTAAAGGAACGGAAAATTCATATCCACATGAGTTATCAGGAGGAATGAGACAAAGAGCATCTTTTTTAAGAGCGATTGTAAATAATCCGTCATTACTTCTATTAGATGAGCCATTTTCTTCATTAGATGCGTTAACAAGAAGGAAAATGCAAGCTTGGTTACTAGATTTATGTCAGAAGGAAAAAAACACCGTATTTATGATAACACATGATATAGAAGAAGCGTTGCTTTTGTCAGACCGAATATTGATATGTACGGAATTACCATATAAAAATCTAAAATCTATTGAAGTTAATATTAATAGACCGAGAACTTATGAAACTACCTTAACTGGTGAATTTATTGAATTGAAGAGACAAATATTGAATATCTTAGATAAGCTAGAAGAATCGAAGGAGGGAATATAG
- the tenA gene encoding thiaminase II yields the protein MGFSERLYLKGKYIWDACLEHPFLKDMSNGTLAEDKFCFYIKQDYVYLIDYIKLFALGMVKADSLEDMKSFSKCANDIVSIEMDGHIEFAKRFGITKEELEDTKPNSNNLSYTKFMLQVANEGTLAELVAALLPCMWSYSFIGKSLAKKDKALEHELYKEWILTYASDEYNNEVNWCINLMDKVAEGLPERQLEKLEEIFILSSKYEYMFWDACYKKEGWVI from the coding sequence ATGGGCTTTTCTGAGAGATTGTACTTAAAAGGTAAGTATATTTGGGATGCATGCTTAGAGCATCCATTTCTTAAAGATATGAGTAACGGTACACTAGCTGAAGACAAGTTTTGTTTTTATATTAAACAAGATTATGTTTATTTAATTGACTATATAAAACTTTTTGCATTAGGAATGGTTAAAGCTGATTCCTTAGAAGACATGAAGAGCTTTTCTAAATGTGCAAATGATATTGTAAGTATAGAGATGGACGGGCATATAGAATTTGCAAAAAGATTTGGCATAACTAAGGAAGAACTTGAGGATACTAAACCTAATTCGAATAATTTATCTTACACAAAATTTATGCTTCAGGTAGCAAATGAAGGAACATTAGCAGAACTTGTTGCAGCATTACTTCCTTGCATGTGGAGTTACAGCTTTATTGGTAAAAGCTTAGCGAAAAAAGATAAGGCTTTAGAACATGAGCTTTATAAAGAATGGATTCTAACCTATGCAAGTGATGAGTATAATAATGAAGTTAATTGGTGCATCAATTTAATGGATAAAGTAGCAGAAGGACTACCAGAAAGACAACTTGAAAAATTAGAAGAAATCTTCATTCTATCATCAAAATATGAATATATGTTTTGGGATGCATGTTATAAAAAAGAAGGTTGGGTAATTTAA
- a CDS encoding flavin monoamine oxidase family protein, whose protein sequence is MNILDLPNQPSNPTNEQRYSLIRSDLAKVGREEDFNNIISLLAPPPNIINYAPPGSLKGKKVGIIGGGLAGMSSAFELRKLGCDITIFEARNRIGGRVYTHYFDDEKKIYGELGAIRIPVTHETTWHYINLFRLHTYPFIQYNPDAFLYILNTRIRNKPEEIQKVLYPKFNLTPKERNTPWPELYNYAFNSPIKTLPPNIRTELLKILPVYNPKYIPLLNISVRQNLELLGLSDEAIQLLTSVDAFSGSLIDEAYNEILQENYPIFFQHLYRIDGGNVNLPLAFYYSLLSQKPKEYDNIPQEAIGNVNWIGGYWVSGIHKNEAGDKVIITYKNRELTEVLNESFDYVVCAIPFTILKTVDIDPVFSNRKMEAIRQIAYVNGHRTIYLCKKRFWEEDTDYGRINGGISYSDGPLTTTLYPSDHINNPNPDEPGVLVASYNLHMDATSIANISEPIHNDIIATELEKLHGLPKGLLNSIVEKSMYISWNIEEWSRGAVCHMTPGQKRVFSYEITRPEYNNRIFFAGEHASVSHGWMQGSLYTGMQAANQLAYYSNAEKHSV, encoded by the coding sequence ATGAATATATTAGATTTACCAAATCAACCTTCGAATCCAACAAATGAACAAAGGTATTCACTAATAAGAAGTGATCTCGCTAAAGTTGGACGTGAGGAAGATTTTAATAACATTATTAGTTTATTAGCCCCCCCTCCTAATATCATAAACTATGCCCCTCCCGGCTCCCTTAAAGGAAAGAAGGTGGGCATAATTGGTGGAGGACTTGCTGGAATGTCTTCTGCTTTTGAACTTAGAAAATTAGGATGTGATATCACCATTTTTGAAGCTAGAAATAGAATTGGTGGTAGAGTTTATACACATTACTTCGATGATGAAAAAAAGATTTATGGAGAGTTAGGGGCTATTAGAATTCCTGTAACGCATGAGACTACCTGGCATTATATTAATCTTTTTAGACTTCATACCTATCCTTTTATTCAGTATAATCCAGATGCTTTTTTATATATTCTCAATACTAGAATTAGAAACAAACCTGAGGAAATTCAGAAAGTTCTTTATCCTAAATTTAATTTAACTCCAAAGGAAAGAAATACGCCTTGGCCTGAGCTTTATAATTATGCTTTTAATTCTCCTATAAAAACTTTACCACCTAATATTAGAACTGAATTATTAAAAATTCTTCCAGTTTATAACCCTAAGTATATTCCGCTATTAAATATTAGTGTACGTCAAAATCTTGAACTTTTAGGACTAAGTGATGAGGCTATTCAACTGTTAACAAGTGTTGATGCATTTTCTGGCTCTTTAATTGACGAGGCTTATAATGAAATATTACAAGAAAATTATCCAATTTTCTTTCAGCACTTATATAGAATTGATGGCGGCAATGTAAATCTACCTTTAGCATTTTACTATTCTTTATTGTCTCAAAAACCTAAAGAATACGATAATATACCGCAAGAGGCCATAGGAAATGTAAACTGGATTGGTGGCTACTGGGTATCGGGAATTCATAAAAATGAAGCTGGTGATAAAGTTATAATTACGTATAAAAATAGGGAACTTACTGAAGTTTTAAATGAATCCTTTGATTATGTTGTATGCGCTATTCCATTTACTATCCTTAAAACTGTTGATATTGATCCAGTATTCTCAAATAGAAAAATGGAAGCAATAAGGCAAATTGCTTATGTTAATGGACATAGAACTATATATTTATGTAAGAAACGTTTTTGGGAAGAAGATACAGATTATGGTAGAATCAATGGAGGTATCTCCTATTCCGATGGTCCATTAACCACAACTCTATATCCTTCAGATCATATAAATAATCCAAATCCTGATGAGCCTGGGGTATTAGTAGCTTCATATAACTTACATATGGATGCTACAAGTATTGCAAATATAAGTGAACCTATTCATAATGACATAATCGCAACTGAGCTTGAGAAACTTCATGGATTACCTAAGGGATTATTAAATTCTATTGTGGAAAAATCAATGTATATTTCTTGGAATATAGAAGAGTGGTCAAGAGGTGCAGTTTGTCATATGACTCCTGGACAAAAACGAGTTTTTTCATATGAAATTACAAGACCAGAATATAATAATAGAATTTTTTTCGCAGGTGAACATGCTTCAGTCTCTCACGGTTGGATGCAAGGCTCATTATATACTGGAATGCAAGCTGCAAATCAATTAGCATATTATTCAAACGCTGAAAAACACTCTGTTTAA
- a CDS encoding spore coat protein gives MELASHELNDLHELIVSCVNSITNMALFKNAVHDQELKSMIERHFPAHIQDYNMKVEFVKNATGSTQKLQVPELNVSLTDFTKSPVNNLEPVTPRTDVQELNDREIATAYLLTLKRAGREYAWSAMEASNPKIREFLKDAFTMSCNHAYDVWQWMVKKGYYPLCPAPQEQINKASSIYNEVREFALK, from the coding sequence ATGGAGTTAGCGTCACACGAATTAAATGATCTTCATGAATTAATAGTTAGTTGTGTAAATTCAATAACTAATATGGCACTCTTTAAAAATGCAGTACATGATCAAGAACTTAAAAGCATGATAGAAAGACATTTCCCAGCACACATACAAGATTATAATATGAAAGTTGAGTTTGTAAAAAATGCAACTGGGTCTACACAAAAACTCCAAGTACCTGAGTTAAATGTAAGTTTAACTGACTTTACAAAATCCCCAGTAAATAATCTAGAGCCTGTTACACCTAGAACTGATGTGCAAGAATTAAATGATAGGGAAATAGCTACAGCATATCTTTTAACACTAAAGAGGGCAGGAAGAGAATATGCTTGGAGTGCAATGGAGGCAAGTAATCCAAAAATAAGGGAATTTTTAAAAGATGCTTTTACAATGAGTTGCAATCATGCATACGATGTATGGCAATGGATGGTTAAGAAAGGCTATTATCCACTTTGTCCAGCACCACAAGAACAAATCAATAAAGCATCATCCATTTATAACGAAGTAAGAGAATTTGCATTAAAATAA
- a CDS encoding DinB family protein: MELKDWNEKLKFLKSIILKPEEFNEAMNLCLDLHAMVHESSMSHIDEKTFEDELWEGLDEETIRRAVNSKGRTIAYGIWHSTRIEDITMNLLVSDSEQVIDMGDFIKNINSIIYDTGNELAAEEILEFSKQINIEELKRYRIEVGRRTREIIKKLTTTDMKRKIPKERLQRVRDKKAVSEAESAIWLIDFWGRKNVSGLILMPALRHHIVHINESIAAKKRGK; the protein is encoded by the coding sequence ATGGAGTTAAAGGATTGGAATGAGAAGTTAAAATTTTTAAAAAGTATAATACTAAAGCCAGAGGAATTTAATGAAGCTATGAATCTGTGTTTAGATTTACATGCCATGGTACATGAATCTAGTATGTCTCACATTGATGAGAAGACATTTGAGGATGAGTTATGGGAAGGATTGGATGAAGAGACAATTCGAAGGGCAGTTAATTCAAAAGGTAGAACTATTGCCTATGGTATATGGCATTCTACAAGAATAGAAGACATAACCATGAATTTATTAGTAAGTGATAGTGAGCAAGTTATAGATATGGGAGACTTTATAAAAAATATAAATTCCATAATTTATGATACTGGTAATGAACTTGCAGCAGAAGAAATTCTAGAATTTAGCAAACAGATAAATATAGAGGAACTAAAAAGATATAGAATAGAAGTTGGTAGAAGAACTAGGGAGATTATTAAAAAACTTACGACCACAGATATGAAGAGAAAGATTCCAAAAGAGAGACTTCAAAGAGTTAGGGATAAAAAAGCAGTATCAGAAGCTGAGTCAGCTATTTGGTTAATAGACTTCTGGGGAAGAAAAAATGTTTCAGGATTGATATTAATGCCAGCATTAAGGCATCACATAGTGCATATTAATGAAAGTATTGCAGCAAAAAAAAGAGGAAAATAG